CACTTTCTCAGACTATCCCCTGCTCCCAAAACTTGCATTCTATCAAATCGGGCTGAATGAAATCGAGGAGGTGAACCTCTATGCGACCCTCCTATGCAGCCTTCATTTCTGTTCATTCTTCGCCAAATCGAAGGACCCGCACTGCCTGCAATTTTTACAGGATGAAGCAAGTAGGCAACAGAAGATCCGAAAGCAGCTGCCAGAACTCGATGAAGCACTGCTCACCCAGCACTTTCAGCTCCTTCAACTTTCAGATAATCTATCACTCTATTTCTGCTTGAACGAGCCGGGGGTGGGGAAAGAAAACGAGCACCCGTGGTTCAAGGACGGATTTAAGAATACGGAAAGTTTCCATTCCCGGAATCAAAAGCTTAAAGCCAGGTGGGTGAATGAGCATGAGGTGACGTTGGATGATTATCCTTTTGAAACGGACTTTCAAGTGACGCTTCCTTATAAAAAAGTGGACAAGGCGGCGATCCGGCAGATTGGCATCGCAGAGGCTTATGGAGAGAGCCAGTTGGAGAAACATACGATTTTCATCAGAAAGTAAAGAAGACCCTGCGATCAGGGTCTTCACTCGTTATCAAGAAGAAACCGATGCCTTCACTTCGACTTCCGGCACTGCTTTTGCTTCCAATGTTTTCATGATCAGATGATACATGAAAGTCCCGGTCATCCCGAGGAGCAACAGAATGCCTCCCATCATCAGCGGACTCACCCATTCCCCTACAATGATAAGCAGGGATGCAATGATCATGGCGCCATAAAAGGTAAGGCTGTAAAAGGCCATATACGTACTGCGGGCATTGGTCGGAGCCAGGTCCCCGATCATCGCCTGCTTGATCGGCACATACATGAGCTCCCCGAACGTCCCGATAAAGCCAAGTATAAAAAGGAATAAAATATTGTTGGTGAAGGCAAAGGCGCTGAAGCAAAGGGTGAAGATGAACATTCCCGCCACCAGCGTCCGGCGGTCACTCCACTTTTTAAACAAAAATAAGACGAAGGCGGATAAAACCACAACGATAATCGTATTTTCCGTCCGCAGAAATCCGAGCATCCTCGTACCGTCAAGCGTGAAGTCAAAGCCTAAGAGAGAAGTTTGCTGCTCGGGGATATCCCTCTCAAGGCGAATTCCCACGTAATTGGTCAGGGATTGTTCCAGGGTGAGAATAAAAACGGCCCCGAAGATATACATCATGAATAGTTTATCTTTTAAAACGGTTGAATAGCTTTGAACCATCCTGTTGGATGAAGAAGTGGTTTGATTGGTTGCGGGTTCAGGTGTGTAGGTTTCTGAGATGAAGAAAATGGTGATCAGGACGGACAGGAGTGTGATTCCTGTAATACCAAGGAATAATTCAAACAGATAGGCTTTAAATAGAAACGCACCGATGATGCCTCCGATGGCCGTCGCGAGATTTCCGAGCCAGTAGCTGACAGTGAAAACAAGCTTCCGTGAATCCGAATCCGTCACATCGATGATCATCGCCTGTGCGGCAGGCTGGAACATCCCGCCGGCAAACATGTTGAGAACGAAGAATGCCGCTGTAACATATGGCAAATCCACCCAAGGTGAATTGCACAGAGCAATGAAGAAGTACGATCCCATGATGCCGAGTTCGGCAAAAATCATGATCTTCCTGCGACCGATCTTATCGGAAATATGTCCGCCAATAAAGCCGCCGATGATTCCGCTGATGACAATCAACACAAGGATGACTCCCGTTTGGGTTGCCCCGATTTTCTGGGCGAAATAGATGGCCATGAACGGAATGACGGCCATGGACACAAGTCCCCCGAGGAACTGCATGGCAAGCCGTAA
The DNA window shown above is from Rossellomorea vietnamensis and carries:
- a CDS encoding DUF3891 family protein, translating into MIIRETDDSFIMIKQHDHAYVSGETIKHINHNLLHSDQFFDDFVYASHQHDRSWIGLDDTPVWNDGKQIPFTFSDYPLLPKLAFYQIGLNEIEEVNLYATLLCSLHFCSFFAKSKDPHCLQFLQDEASRQQKIRKQLPELDEALLTQHFQLLQLSDNLSLYFCLNEPGVGKENEHPWFKDGFKNTESFHSRNQKLKARWVNEHEVTLDDYPFETDFQVTLPYKKVDKAAIRQIGIAEAYGESQLEKHTIFIRK
- a CDS encoding MFS transporter, producing MRIRDIHPNLKLRLAMQFLGGLVSMAVIPFMAIYFAQKIGATQTGVILVLIVISGIIGGFIGGHISDKIGRRKIMIFAELGIMGSYFFIALCNSPWVDLPYVTAAFFVLNMFAGGMFQPAAQAMIIDVTDSDSRKLVFTVSYWLGNLATAIGGIIGAFLFKAYLFELFLGITGITLLSVLITIFFISETYTPEPATNQTTSSSNRMVQSYSTVLKDKLFMMYIFGAVFILTLEQSLTNYVGIRLERDIPEQQTSLLGFDFTLDGTRMLGFLRTENTIIVVVLSAFVLFLFKKWSDRRTLVAGMFIFTLCFSAFAFTNNILFLFILGFIGTFGELMYVPIKQAMIGDLAPTNARSTYMAFYSLTFYGAMIIASLLIIVGEWVSPLMMGGILLLLGMTGTFMYHLIMKTLEAKAVPEVEVKASVSS